One Pseudorhodoplanes sinuspersici DNA segment encodes these proteins:
- a CDS encoding SDR family NAD(P)-dependent oxidoreductase: protein MAKITLITGASRGLGRNTALSVARRGGDVVLTYQSRVEDAQAVVAEIQAIGRKAVALQLDTGKVATFASFTERLRTTLRETWQRETFDHLVNNAGHGDYALISDTTEEQFDRLVNVHFKGVFFLTQALLPLIADGGRIVNLSSGLTRVSAPGWSAYSAMKGAVEVLTVYMAKEFGSRRIAVNTVAPGAIETDFFGGAVRDTPDFNKFFAEMTALGRVGVPDDIGPMIASLLSEDNRWINAQRIEVSGGQGI, encoded by the coding sequence ATGGCCAAAATCACTTTGATTACCGGTGCTAGCCGCGGCCTTGGCCGCAACACCGCGTTGAGCGTCGCCCGCCGCGGCGGCGACGTCGTCCTCACCTACCAGAGCCGGGTAGAAGATGCGCAGGCCGTTGTTGCAGAGATTCAGGCAATTGGTCGGAAGGCGGTCGCGCTCCAGCTCGACACCGGGAAGGTCGCAACTTTCGCATCATTCACGGAACGCTTGCGGACGACGCTCCGCGAGACCTGGCAACGCGAGACGTTCGATCACCTCGTGAATAATGCCGGCCATGGCGATTACGCCCTGATCAGCGACACGACCGAAGAGCAGTTCGACAGGCTGGTCAATGTCCACTTCAAGGGTGTGTTCTTCCTCACCCAGGCACTGCTGCCGCTGATTGCGGACGGCGGCCGCATCGTGAACCTGTCATCCGGCCTCACCAGAGTCTCCGCCCCCGGCTGGTCCGCTTATTCGGCCATGAAGGGCGCGGTGGAAGTGCTTACCGTCTACATGGCGAAGGAATTCGGCAGTCGCAGGATCGCGGTCAACACGGTGGCGCCCGGAGCGATCGAGACCGACTTCTTCGGCGGTGCTGTTCGTGACACGCCGGACTTCAACAAGTTCTTCGCAGAGATGACGGCGCTTGGCCGCGTTGGCGTGCCGGACGATATTGGGCCAATGATCGCGAGCCTGTTGTCCGAAGACAACCGTTGGATCAATGCACAGCGGATTGAAGTGTCCGGCGGCCAAGGCATCTGA
- a CDS encoding AraC family transcriptional regulator translates to MTTLLNAVRRYTDAYADPAGIARTPIPGLTAIRATAPTGLDYAIARPLVALVVQGTKHVTMGEQAFTFSAGDSLLITADVPTVSQITRASSAAPYFSLVLDLDPSVIAELTAEMKAAPVLDDGPVRVEPTDAEVTDAALRLMRLLDRPASVPVLQAQLVREMHYWLLAGRHGAAIRRLGYPDSHAQRVARAVAVLRTEFAQALPVERLAAVAGMSPSSFHQHFRAVTSLSPLQFQKQLRLIEARRLMTSEGASASSAAFAVGYESVSQFTREYGRMFGVSPVKDTKAAKSWADAV, encoded by the coding sequence ATGACCACGCTCCTCAATGCGGTTCGCCGTTACACGGACGCCTATGCCGACCCGGCCGGCATCGCCCGGACGCCCATACCCGGCCTGACCGCCATTCGCGCCACCGCGCCCACCGGACTCGACTATGCGATCGCAAGGCCGCTCGTCGCTCTCGTGGTGCAGGGTACCAAGCATGTCACCATGGGGGAGCAGGCTTTCACCTTCAGCGCCGGAGACTCGCTGCTGATCACCGCCGATGTGCCGACCGTGAGCCAGATCACGCGCGCGAGCAGCGCAGCACCTTATTTCTCGCTCGTCCTGGACTTGGACCCGTCGGTGATCGCAGAACTGACCGCAGAGATGAAGGCAGCGCCGGTTCTCGACGACGGGCCCGTGCGCGTCGAGCCGACAGATGCCGAAGTCACCGATGCAGCGCTGCGGCTGATGCGTCTGCTCGATCGGCCCGCATCTGTGCCGGTGCTGCAAGCGCAGCTTGTGCGCGAAATGCATTACTGGCTGTTGGCAGGTCGACACGGTGCCGCAATCCGACGTCTTGGCTATCCGGACAGTCATGCACAGCGTGTGGCGCGCGCGGTCGCAGTCCTTCGAACCGAATTCGCTCAAGCCTTGCCGGTCGAGCGGCTGGCCGCTGTCGCCGGCATGAGTCCGTCGTCATTCCATCAGCACTTCCGCGCGGTGACGTCGCTCTCGCCACTGCAGTTCCAGAAACAGTTGCGCCTCATCGAAGCACGCCGGCTGATGACGTCGGAAGGCGCTTCGGCGAGCAGCGCCGCGTTCGCAGTTGGCTACGAGAGTGTTTCGCAATTCACGCGCGAATATGGCCGGATGTTTGGCGTATCGCCGGTCAAAGACACGAAGGCTGCAAAATCTTGGGCCGACGCGGTGTAG
- a CDS encoding ester cyclase — MTRVDLSDIYRDYIACLNKQDWTNLWQFVHDDVHYNGERIGLPGYREMLEKDFRAIPDLYFNIRLLISEPPRVASRLMFDCTPRGILFGLPVNGKRVSFSENVFYEFRDTRIAAVWSVIDKAAIETQL, encoded by the coding sequence ATGACGAGAGTCGACCTCTCCGATATCTACCGAGACTACATAGCCTGCCTGAACAAACAGGACTGGACGAATTTGTGGCAGTTCGTTCATGACGACGTTCATTACAATGGCGAACGCATCGGGTTGCCAGGCTATCGCGAAATGCTGGAAAAAGATTTTCGCGCGATTCCGGATCTTTACTTCAATATCCGTCTGCTGATTTCCGAACCGCCTCGTGTCGCAAGCCGCCTGATGTTCGACTGCACGCCGAGAGGCATCCTGTTTGGTCTTCCTGTCAACGGCAAGAGAGTGTCGTTTAGCGAAAACGTCTTCTATGAGTTTCGAGATACACGGATCGCAGCAGTATGGTCGGTCATCGACAAGGCCGCGATCGAAACTCAGCTTTAG
- a CDS encoding amidohydrolase family protein, which produces MNFDHILRNARIMSDSEPCDIGWRDGRIAAIERKLICDAPSTDAGGRLAVPGFVDTHVHLDKSCILGRCNCREGTLTEAIAETAAAKKTFTEDDVYARAKRTLEKAILQGTTHMRTHVEVDPRIGLTSFRAIKRLKADYAFAIDLQICVFPQEGLLNDPGAEELLVEACGQGADVIGGCPYTDSDPDGQIARIFAVAKRFDIDIDFHLDFDLDPSAMSLHEVCRQTQAHGWGGRVAIGHVTKLSALGAAQLNEIADLLARSGVALTALPATDLFLMGREHEHSVPRGVTPVHRLIERGVNGSLATNNVLNPFTPFGDCSLIRMANLYANVAQIGRPIDMELCLSLVTERPATLMNLRDYGIAIGKAADLVVLDCEEGASAVAEIVQPLMVFKRGRMTVKRDAARLLRPELAGVAVSPEAA; this is translated from the coding sequence ATGAACTTCGATCATATCCTGCGCAATGCGCGTATCATGAGCGACAGCGAGCCATGCGACATCGGCTGGCGCGATGGCCGCATCGCGGCGATTGAGCGAAAGCTGATTTGCGATGCACCAAGTACGGATGCGGGCGGGCGCCTCGCGGTGCCGGGCTTTGTCGACACGCACGTCCATCTCGACAAGTCCTGCATTCTCGGCCGCTGCAATTGCAGAGAGGGCACGCTCACCGAAGCGATTGCCGAGACGGCGGCGGCCAAGAAAACCTTCACCGAAGACGATGTTTATGCCCGTGCGAAGCGCACGCTGGAAAAAGCGATCCTGCAAGGCACGACGCATATGCGCACGCATGTGGAAGTCGACCCGCGCATTGGCCTGACCAGCTTCCGCGCCATCAAGCGGCTGAAAGCCGACTATGCCTTTGCCATCGATCTGCAGATCTGCGTGTTCCCGCAGGAAGGGCTGCTGAACGATCCCGGCGCTGAGGAACTGCTGGTCGAGGCCTGCGGGCAGGGCGCCGATGTGATCGGCGGATGCCCTTATACCGACAGCGATCCCGACGGACAGATTGCTCGCATCTTCGCCGTCGCCAAGCGCTTCGATATCGACATCGACTTTCATCTCGATTTCGATCTCGATCCGAGTGCGATGTCGTTGCATGAAGTGTGCCGGCAAACGCAGGCTCATGGTTGGGGAGGGCGCGTTGCCATCGGCCATGTCACGAAACTGTCGGCGCTCGGCGCCGCACAGCTTAACGAGATTGCCGATCTGCTGGCGCGCTCCGGCGTGGCACTGACCGCATTGCCGGCGACCGATCTCTTTCTGATGGGCCGCGAGCATGAGCACAGCGTGCCGCGCGGCGTGACGCCGGTTCACCGCCTGATCGAACGCGGCGTCAATGGATCGCTGGCGACCAACAATGTGCTGAACCCGTTCACGCCGTTCGGCGATTGCTCGCTGATCCGCATGGCCAATCTCTATGCCAATGTCGCGCAGATCGGCCGACCGATCGACATGGAGCTGTGTCTCTCGCTCGTCACCGAGCGGCCGGCGACACTGATGAACCTGCGCGACTACGGCATCGCCATCGGCAAGGCGGCCGATCTTGTTGTGCTCGATTGCGAGGAGGGCGCATCGGCTGTTGCGGAAATTGTGCAGCCCTTGATGGTGTTCAAGCGCGGCCGCATGACCGTGAAACGGGACGCAGCAAGATTGCTGCGTCCCGAACTTGCTGGGGTGGCTGTGTCACCCGAAGCGGCTTAG
- a CDS encoding branched-chain amino acid ABC transporter ATP-binding protein/permease, which translates to MQDILRQIATPIAILLITAAGLAVGAYGEGYTHFILALVALTTIVGVGLNILLGLTGQVSLGHVGFYSIGAYTAAILTLKGVSFWIAFPVAGLIAGIVGGLLALPALRVTGPYLAMVTIAFAFIVEHGTIEWRDLTGGQNGLMGIVPPTIGDYAFGEREIASMAVVCAGLAVLFFYRFAASAWGKGMVAVRDAEVAARSIGLNPVIVKTTAFALSAVLTGLAGAMFAPLLMFVAPSNFPFSQSILFLLAVIVGGAGWTLGPVVGAIVSVVLPEMLAGLAEYRLLFFGSLLLVVLWLAPDGVIGTVAKLWRRIDPRSAVAGHFDLAAFLKPTTPHALVVRDVGIAFGGIRAASDVSFEASPGKVTSIIGPNGAGKTTVLNIVGGFYRADTGSVRLGDKELAGAPAWKVARAGIARTYQTTKLFGSLSVLDNVLIALRRGQFGVSGDKNEEHKAAEALLAFVGYFGPLATPAGDLPHVDRRLVEIARALACRPDVLLLDEPAAGLMRADKDSLTKLLRQIANFGIAVILVEHDMTMVMSISDHVVVLDAGTVIARGTAAEVRHNPRVLKAYLGGGDMRERPRKAEFEPEANAILSVVKLTAGYGAAPVLDDVTFDVRPGEMVALLGANGAGKSTIMRALSGLLRPVDGNIVLDDKAVQALEAYRIARAGLALVPEGRQVFGEIDVRDNLVLGAFSRKDADLDNEIEALLKRFPRLRDRITSRAGLLSGGEQQMLAIARGLMANPRVLLLDEPSLGLAPAMINELFDVLAELRDEGVTILLVDQMAALALTVVDRGYVLESGKIVHADTAAALASDPALEAAYLGRVEAAQ; encoded by the coding sequence ATGCAGGACATCCTTCGTCAGATCGCGACGCCGATCGCCATTCTCCTGATCACCGCCGCCGGTCTTGCCGTGGGAGCTTATGGCGAAGGCTATACGCATTTCATTCTTGCGCTGGTCGCACTGACCACCATCGTCGGCGTTGGTCTGAATATTCTCCTCGGTCTGACCGGGCAGGTCTCGCTCGGCCATGTTGGTTTCTATTCGATCGGCGCCTATACCGCCGCAATCCTTACCCTGAAAGGCGTGAGCTTCTGGATTGCTTTTCCCGTTGCGGGGCTGATCGCTGGCATTGTCGGCGGTCTTCTGGCGCTGCCGGCGTTGCGTGTCACCGGACCGTATCTGGCCATGGTGACCATTGCCTTCGCCTTCATCGTCGAGCACGGCACCATCGAGTGGCGCGATCTGACCGGCGGCCAGAACGGCCTGATGGGAATCGTGCCGCCCACGATCGGCGACTATGCGTTCGGCGAGCGCGAGATTGCCTCGATGGCCGTGGTCTGCGCCGGGCTTGCGGTGTTGTTCTTTTATCGATTTGCCGCAAGTGCCTGGGGCAAGGGCATGGTGGCGGTGCGCGATGCGGAGGTTGCAGCGCGCTCCATTGGTCTCAATCCGGTGATCGTGAAGACGACGGCTTTTGCTTTATCGGCCGTTCTGACCGGACTTGCGGGTGCGATGTTTGCGCCGCTGCTGATGTTCGTCGCACCGAGCAACTTTCCGTTTTCGCAGTCCATCCTGTTCCTTCTCGCGGTGATCGTCGGCGGTGCCGGCTGGACGCTGGGGCCGGTGGTCGGCGCGATCGTCAGCGTCGTTTTGCCGGAAATGCTGGCAGGTCTTGCCGAATACCGGCTGCTGTTCTTCGGCAGTCTTCTGCTGGTCGTGCTGTGGCTGGCGCCGGATGGTGTGATCGGCACCGTCGCCAAGCTCTGGCGCCGGATCGATCCGCGTTCGGCCGTGGCGGGTCATTTCGATCTTGCGGCATTCCTCAAACCGACAACGCCACATGCGCTTGTGGTCCGCGATGTCGGCATTGCATTCGGTGGCATTCGGGCCGCTTCTGATGTCAGTTTCGAAGCCAGTCCCGGCAAGGTGACCAGCATCATCGGTCCGAACGGAGCGGGTAAAACCACGGTTCTCAATATTGTCGGCGGCTTTTATCGTGCCGATACCGGTTCGGTGCGGCTCGGGGACAAAGAACTGGCAGGCGCGCCAGCCTGGAAAGTCGCACGAGCGGGGATTGCCCGCACTTATCAGACGACCAAGCTGTTCGGTTCATTGAGCGTTCTGGACAATGTTCTGATCGCGTTGCGCCGGGGACAATTCGGCGTGTCAGGCGACAAGAACGAAGAGCATAAAGCGGCGGAGGCTTTGCTCGCTTTCGTGGGCTATTTCGGGCCGCTGGCGACGCCGGCCGGCGATCTGCCGCATGTCGATCGCAGGCTGGTCGAGATCGCCCGCGCGCTCGCATGCCGGCCGGACGTGCTGCTGCTGGATGAACCCGCTGCGGGATTGATGCGGGCCGACAAGGACAGTCTGACGAAGCTTTTGCGCCAGATTGCGAATTTCGGCATCGCCGTCATCCTCGTAGAACATGACATGACGATGGTCATGAGCATCTCCGATCATGTCGTCGTGCTGGATGCCGGGACCGTTATTGCGAGAGGAACGGCGGCGGAAGTGCGGCACAATCCGCGTGTTCTGAAGGCGTATCTCGGCGGCGGCGACATGCGCGAGCGGCCGCGCAAAGCAGAATTCGAGCCGGAGGCGAATGCTATCCTCTCCGTCGTCAAACTGACCGCCGGCTATGGCGCGGCGCCGGTGCTCGACGATGTCACCTTCGACGTGCGACCCGGCGAGATGGTGGCGCTGCTGGGTGCCAACGGCGCCGGCAAGTCGACCATCATGCGCGCCTTGTCCGGATTGCTGCGGCCGGTGGACGGCAACATCGTGCTTGACGACAAGGCGGTCCAGGCACTCGAAGCCTACAGGATTGCGCGGGCTGGCCTCGCGCTCGTGCCGGAGGGCCGCCAGGTTTTCGGCGAAATCGATGTGCGCGACAACCTCGTGCTTGGCGCCTTCTCGCGCAAGGACGCCGATCTCGATAACGAGATCGAAGCCTTGCTCAAGCGCTTCCCGCGCTTGCGCGATCGCATCACCAGCAGAGCAGGTCTGCTCTCCGGCGGCGAGCAGCAGATGCTCGCCATCGCCCGAGGCCTGATGGCCAATCCGCGCGTGCTGCTGCTGGATGAACCTTCGCTCGGGCTTGCGCCGGCGATGATCAATGAATTGTTCGATGTGCTCGCCGAATTGCGCGATGAGGGCGTGACGATCCTTCTCGTGGATCAAATGGCCGCGCTGGCGCTGACGGTTGTCGATCGCGGCTATGTCCTTGAATCGGGCAAGATCGTCCACGCCGATACCGCTGCGGCGCTCGCCAGCGATCCGGCGCTTGAAGCCGCCTATCTCGGGCGCGTCGAAGCCGCTCAATAA
- a CDS encoding branched-chain amino acid ABC transporter permease gives MLITSAIISGIGLGSMYGLIALGFHVTYVVSHTVNFSQGSAMMLGAVLGYTFGVTLGWPIPLAVVASLLLCGLFGLLVERTLVRPFAERGSNAWLMATVAGGIVLDNVVLFTFGKEPRSFPSFLAQKPVEIFGAGVYPLQLVIPVVGVGAALAFHLLAHRTRYGKALLAVVQNPDAARLMGINVRMIVAASFAISTMLAGVAGLLIAPLFSVHSEMGVLFGIKAFAVAILGGMTSAWGVVLAGLAYGLIEALVTAYLGSTYTQIVVFSVIIIALAVMPNGLLGRAAVNKV, from the coding sequence ATGCTGATCACGTCCGCGATCATTTCGGGCATCGGCCTCGGCTCCATGTACGGACTGATCGCTCTCGGCTTTCACGTCACCTATGTCGTCTCGCACACTGTGAATTTTTCGCAGGGCTCGGCGATGATGCTGGGCGCCGTACTGGGCTATACATTCGGCGTCACGCTGGGCTGGCCGATCCCGCTTGCGGTGGTCGCTTCGCTGTTGCTTTGCGGGTTGTTTGGGCTGTTGGTTGAACGAACGCTCGTCCGGCCTTTCGCAGAGCGTGGCTCGAATGCCTGGCTGATGGCCACAGTCGCCGGCGGCATCGTGCTCGATAACGTCGTCCTGTTCACGTTCGGCAAGGAGCCGCGGAGTTTTCCGTCGTTCCTGGCGCAAAAACCGGTCGAGATTTTCGGCGCCGGTGTTTATCCGCTGCAGCTTGTTATCCCCGTGGTCGGCGTCGGCGCTGCGCTCGCGTTCCATCTGCTCGCGCATCGCACCCGTTACGGCAAGGCTCTGCTGGCCGTGGTGCAGAACCCCGACGCCGCGCGGCTGATGGGTATCAACGTGCGAATGATCGTGGCCGCCTCCTTCGCGATTTCGACAATGCTGGCTGGCGTGGCCGGGCTTCTGATTGCGCCGCTGTTCAGCGTTCACTCTGAAATGGGCGTTCTGTTCGGCATCAAGGCCTTCGCGGTGGCCATTCTCGGCGGCATGACCTCGGCCTGGGGCGTTGTTCTGGCCGGTCTTGCCTATGGTCTGATCGAGGCGCTGGTGACCGCTTATCTCGGTTCGACCTACACGCAGATCGTGGTGTTCTCGGTGATCATCATTGCGCTCGCGGTCATGCCGAATGGTCTGCTCGGCCGCGCCGCCGTGAACAAGGTCTGA
- a CDS encoding ABC transporter substrate-binding protein, giving the protein MISRLPHCLTRRLLLAGAAVSVFAISPAAAQDTMKVGLVAAMSGQSAKSGEAIVRGLSVAIDEINAKGGVLGKKLELVVRDDESNPAKGVVAARELAQREKVVALFGGLDTPVSLAIVPFVNQAKIPFMGVWAAGTPITKNGAAENYAFRVSAVDEIVDKALVDYSVKKYAAKKPGMILINNPWGESNEKGLKAALADKKMEYAAVEKFETNDVDVVPQLTRLKQAGADVLYLVANVAPSAQVVKSLDRMGWDVPIVSHWGPAGGRFSELAGPSAAKVHFIQTYSFSGKLAPKGETVLASLKKKYPEIKSLADVTPAVGIANAYDAMHLTALAIAKAGSTEGPKIREGFYGIDKYEGLIKTYNKPFSPTQHDALGPDDYLFTHFREGEILPLTN; this is encoded by the coding sequence ATGATATCTCGTTTGCCGCATTGTCTGACCCGTCGATTGCTCCTTGCGGGCGCTGCCGTCAGCGTCTTCGCCATATCGCCTGCCGCTGCGCAAGATACGATGAAAGTCGGACTTGTCGCCGCGATGTCGGGCCAGTCCGCCAAATCCGGTGAAGCCATCGTGCGCGGCCTCAGCGTCGCGATCGATGAGATCAACGCCAAGGGCGGTGTGCTCGGCAAGAAGCTCGAACTCGTCGTGCGCGATGACGAAAGCAATCCGGCCAAGGGTGTTGTGGCCGCGCGCGAACTGGCGCAACGGGAGAAAGTGGTCGCCTTGTTCGGCGGCCTCGATACGCCGGTCTCCCTCGCCATCGTGCCATTCGTGAATCAGGCGAAGATCCCGTTCATGGGCGTGTGGGCGGCCGGGACGCCAATCACCAAGAATGGTGCGGCGGAAAACTACGCATTCCGTGTCTCCGCCGTGGATGAAATCGTCGACAAGGCGCTGGTCGATTATTCGGTCAAAAAATACGCGGCGAAAAAGCCCGGGATGATCCTGATCAACAATCCCTGGGGCGAATCGAACGAGAAGGGCCTGAAGGCCGCGCTCGCCGACAAGAAGATGGAATATGCGGCGGTCGAGAAATTCGAGACCAATGACGTCGATGTGGTGCCACAACTAACGCGTCTGAAGCAGGCCGGCGCCGATGTTCTGTATCTCGTCGCCAACGTCGCCCCTTCTGCACAGGTGGTGAAGTCGCTCGATCGCATGGGTTGGGATGTGCCGATCGTCTCGCATTGGGGACCGGCGGGTGGCCGTTTCTCGGAACTTGCAGGCCCGAGCGCCGCAAAGGTCCATTTCATCCAGACCTACAGCTTCTCCGGCAAGCTCGCGCCGAAGGGCGAAACTGTTCTGGCCTCGCTGAAGAAGAAATATCCGGAGATCAAATCGCTCGCTGATGTGACGCCGGCTGTCGGCATCGCCAATGCCTATGACGCGATGCATCTCACGGCGCTGGCAATCGCAAAGGCAGGTTCGACCGAAGGCCCCAAGATTCGTGAAGGCTTCTATGGCATCGACAAGTATGAAGGTCTGATCAAGACCTACAACAAGCCGTTCAGCCCGACCCAGCACGACGCGCTTGGGCCGGACGATTACCTCTTCACCCACTTCAGGGAAGGCGAAATCCTTCCGCTGACGAACTGA
- a CDS encoding GntR family transcriptional regulator produces MVAKSSKPKRGVTTDRVGTIYRALRRAIIEQALEPGAKLPEDAIGERFGASRTIVRHALGQLASEGLVELRRNKGAAVATPSWDQARDIFDVRIAMERLVMSRLAGRLTRQQIDQLKTHVAEEEKARGRDEPMSIRLATEFHIVLAEMTGSEVLERYVSEVSSRCGLILALYSRPHSSECAVSEHRQIIDALAKGDADRAIAMMDQHLEAVAGRALIVARPNKGRDIKDILAGYTDDESARGKNGARR; encoded by the coding sequence ATCGTGGCGAAGAGCAGCAAACCGAAGCGCGGTGTAACGACGGACCGGGTCGGCACGATCTACCGCGCGCTGCGTCGGGCCATCATCGAGCAGGCGCTGGAGCCCGGTGCGAAACTGCCGGAAGACGCCATCGGTGAACGGTTTGGCGCCAGCCGCACCATCGTACGGCATGCGCTCGGCCAGCTTGCGTCGGAAGGTCTGGTCGAACTTCGCCGCAACAAGGGGGCGGCTGTTGCTACCCCGAGCTGGGATCAGGCGCGCGATATCTTCGATGTCCGCATCGCCATGGAGCGCCTGGTCATGTCACGGCTGGCCGGCCGCCTGACCCGGCAGCAGATCGATCAGCTCAAGACCCATGTCGCCGAAGAAGAAAAGGCCCGCGGCCGGGACGAGCCGATGTCGATCCGGCTGGCGACCGAATTTCATATCGTTCTGGCCGAAATGACCGGCAGCGAAGTGCTCGAGCGCTATGTCAGCGAAGTGTCGTCGCGCTGCGGATTGATCCTGGCGCTTTACAGCCGTCCGCATTCATCCGAATGCGCGGTGAGCGAGCATCGTCAGATTATCGATGCGCTGGCCAAGGGCGATGCCGATCGGGCGATCGCCATGATGGATCAGCACCTTGAGGCGGTGGCCGGGCGCGCCTTGATTGTGGCGCGGCCGAACAAGGGCCGTGATATCAAGGATATTCTTGCCGGCTACACCGACGACGAAAGCGCGCGCGGCAAGAACGGCGCGAGGCGGTAA